A genome region from Bacillaceae bacterium IKA-2 includes the following:
- the thiH gene encoding 2-iminoacetate synthase ThiH, whose translation MSFYYEYEKLKELPFQQYFQEFSNLDVKRVLNKSKLSPEDLLVLLSPAAENFIEEMAQKSHELTVQHFGKTIQLFNPIYIADHCVNHCTYCSFSVVNHFERKKLSMAEIEVEAKALAESGLKHILVLTGESKTHTPVHYIADSIKVLKKYFPSVAIEINPLDTDEYKQLVDAGVDGLVVYQEVYNEEAYKSVHIKGPKRDYRYRMDTPERGCEAGIRQVNIGALLGLDDWRKEAFFTAMHAKYLQSRYIDADISLSLPRIRPHLGEYEPPSIVEDRHLVQAITAFRLFLPRSGITLSTRERPEFRDNLIYLGVTKMSAGASTEVGGYSQCDAGTGTPQFDISDERSFAEVKKMIKEKGYQPVLKDWELLV comes from the coding sequence ATGAGCTTTTATTATGAATATGAAAAATTAAAGGAACTACCTTTTCAACAATATTTTCAAGAGTTTTCAAATTTAGATGTTAAAAGAGTATTAAATAAGAGTAAGTTAAGCCCAGAAGATTTACTTGTTTTGCTTTCACCAGCGGCGGAAAATTTCATCGAGGAAATGGCTCAAAAATCCCATGAATTAACAGTACAACACTTCGGTAAGACAATACAATTGTTTAACCCGATCTATATTGCTGACCACTGTGTCAATCATTGTACGTACTGTAGCTTTAGTGTTGTCAATCACTTTGAGCGAAAAAAGTTATCGATGGCTGAAATTGAAGTAGAAGCTAAAGCGTTAGCCGAATCTGGATTAAAACACATCTTAGTTTTAACGGGTGAGTCAAAAACGCATACACCTGTTCACTATATAGCAGATTCAATAAAAGTATTAAAGAAGTATTTTCCGTCAGTAGCAATTGAGATCAATCCCCTGGATACAGACGAATACAAGCAATTAGTTGATGCGGGTGTTGATGGTTTGGTTGTTTATCAAGAAGTTTATAATGAAGAAGCATATAAATCTGTTCATATAAAAGGTCCAAAACGTGATTATCGCTACCGAATGGATACCCCAGAGCGTGGTTGTGAAGCGGGAATTCGACAAGTTAATATTGGTGCGCTCCTTGGCCTTGATGATTGGCGAAAAGAAGCATTTTTCACTGCTATGCATGCAAAGTATTTACAGTCGCGCTATATTGATGCAGATATTAGTTTGTCTTTACCAAGAATTCGTCCCCATCTCGGTGAGTATGAACCGCCTTCGATTGTAGAAGATCGTCATCTTGTTCAAGCAATAACAGCATTCCGCTTATTTTTACCGAGATCAGGAATTACTCTATCAACAAGAGAACGCCCAGAATTTCGCGATAACCTCATTTATTTAGGTGTCACAAAAATGTCAGCGGGAGCAAGTACAGAAGTCGGAGGGTATTCGCAGTGCGATGCCGGAACCGGAACTCCGCAATTTGACATATCAGATGAGCGTTCATTTGCAGAAGTAAAAAAAATGATTAAAGAAAAAGGCTATCAGCCAGTATTAAAAGATTGGGAGTTGCTGGTTTAG
- a CDS encoding thiazole synthase — translation MAKDLLTIGGVELNSRLLTGTGKFHDDALISGVIASSGSQVITVAMRRVDFETSQENIMQYIPKEMILLPNTSGARTAEEAVRIARLARAAGMGNWIKIEVISDQKYLLPDNYETIKATEILANEGFIVLPYMSPDLMVAKRLEEVGAAAIMPLGAPIGSNRGLKMKELIQILIDECTKPVIVDAGIGKPSQACEAMEMGADAVLVNTAIATAGDPIAMGEAFKKAVEAGRAAYLSGVGGVSKQARASSPLTGFLQK, via the coding sequence ATGGCTAAAGATTTACTAACTATTGGCGGGGTTGAATTAAACAGTCGCCTTTTAACTGGAACGGGAAAGTTTCACGATGATGCTCTAATTTCTGGTGTAATTGCTTCTTCTGGTTCTCAAGTTATTACAGTAGCGATGCGACGTGTTGATTTTGAAACAAGTCAAGAAAATATTATGCAGTATATTCCCAAGGAGATGATCCTTTTACCAAACACATCAGGGGCAAGAACGGCTGAGGAAGCAGTTCGAATTGCGCGACTTGCTCGCGCGGCTGGGATGGGTAACTGGATAAAAATTGAAGTTATCTCTGACCAAAAATATTTACTTCCAGATAATTATGAGACGATTAAAGCAACAGAAATTTTAGCAAATGAAGGCTTTATTGTTCTACCTTACATGAGTCCAGATTTAATGGTTGCCAAAAGATTAGAAGAAGTAGGTGCAGCAGCAATTATGCCTTTAGGCGCCCCGATTGGAAGCAACCGAGGTTTAAAAATGAAAGAGCTAATTCAAATATTAATTGATGAATGTACAAAGCCGGTGATCGTTGATGCTGGAATCGGCAAACCTTCACAAGCTTGTGAAGCGATGGAAATGGGAGCAGATGCTGTACTTGTTAATACAGCAATAGCAACAGCCGGAGACCCTATTGCAATGGGTGAAGCCTTTAAAAAAGCAGTTGAAGCAGGCCGGGCTGCATATTTATCTGGTGTTGGCGGCGTTTCGAAGCAAGCTAGAGCTTCATCACCTTTAACAGGATTTTTACAAAAATAA
- the groES gene encoding co-chaperone GroES, producing MLKPLGDRIVIEQIETEEKTISGIVIPDSAKEKPQEGRVIAIGSGRILESGERVALEVKADDKVIFAKYAGTEVKYDGKEYLILRENDVLAILK from the coding sequence TTGTTAAAGCCATTAGGTGATCGTATTGTGATCGAACAAATCGAAACTGAAGAAAAAACTATTAGCGGGATTGTTATTCCGGATTCAGCAAAAGAAAAGCCACAAGAAGGCCGTGTTATTGCTATAGGGTCTGGGCGCATTTTAGAAAGCGGTGAGCGCGTAGCTCTAGAAGTGAAAGCAGACGACAAAGTCATTTTTGCTAAATATGCGGGTACTGAAGTGAAATACGATGGTAAAGAATATTTAATTCTTCGTGAAAACGACGTATTAGCTATCCTAAAATAA
- a CDS encoding type II CAAX endopeptidase family protein, translating into MTKRYWLVLLTYITMQLSAIIGVPILMLLGVAENRIPGVWTLFSFSIGFIVILLLIRKDMTERHLTRGRSTRSQALLWSILGIFMAFSAQYLAVLIEMNVFGIEPGSENTEMIVELAKATPALILVIAVIGPILEEIIFRMIIFGSLYKRFNFWIAAVISSVIFAAVHLDFEHLLVYTFMGIVFAFLYVKTKRIIVPIMAHVALNSFVMIVQVVYGDRLMELQKKLEEIQGFIGGLY; encoded by the coding sequence TTGACGAAAAGATACTGGTTAGTGCTCCTGACGTATATCACAATGCAACTATCAGCTATCATTGGTGTTCCGATTTTAATGTTATTAGGCGTAGCCGAGAATCGAATTCCAGGAGTATGGACATTATTCAGTTTTTCAATTGGCTTTATTGTTATTTTGCTTTTAATAAGAAAAGATATGACCGAACGTCACTTAACTCGTGGGCGAAGTACGCGAAGTCAAGCACTCCTTTGGTCAATTCTTGGGATTTTTATGGCCTTTTCCGCTCAATATCTCGCCGTTCTCATCGAAATGAATGTTTTTGGAATTGAGCCCGGATCTGAAAATACAGAGATGATTGTGGAGCTAGCAAAAGCTACCCCAGCCTTGATCTTGGTTATTGCTGTTATTGGTCCAATATTAGAAGAAATCATTTTTCGAATGATTATTTTCGGAAGTCTTTATAAACGGTTTAACTTTTGGATCGCTGCAGTTATTAGTTCAGTTATTTTTGCAGCTGTTCATTTAGATTTTGAGCACTTACTTGTTTACACATTTATGGGAATTGTTTTTGCTTTCCTATATGTAAAAACAAAACGAATTATTGTGCCAATTATGGCGCATGTTGCCTTAAATAGCTTTGTAATGATTGTTCAAGTTGTTTACGGAGACCGTTTAATGGAACTACAAAAAAAATTAGAAGAGATACAAGGATTTATTGGAGGATTATATTAG
- a CDS encoding GNAT family N-acetyltransferase — translation MKIVETDRLFIRKLEEEDIDALMSVWGDKDVMKYCGGAGNREREERALKFYINLQNERGYSPYAVIQKENSQLIGVCGFNPPYDHECMELMYHFAKKYWGKGYATEAAVACLNYARDYLMSDKIVAFIDPNNHGSEKVLNKLGFKFKGLKWHEGSKKEEPYFKLKL, via the coding sequence GTGAAAATTGTTGAGACAGATCGATTATTTATAAGGAAATTGGAAGAAGAAGATATTGATGCACTAATGAGTGTCTGGGGAGATAAAGACGTTATGAAATACTGTGGAGGAGCCGGTAATAGAGAAAGGGAGGAAAGGGCTCTGAAGTTTTACATTAATCTTCAAAATGAAAGGGGTTATTCCCCCTATGCAGTAATTCAAAAAGAAAATAGTCAGTTAATAGGAGTTTGTGGGTTCAATCCACCCTACGATCACGAGTGTATGGAATTAATGTATCACTTTGCTAAAAAATATTGGGGGAAAGGTTATGCTACTGAGGCAGCGGTTGCATGTCTTAATTACGCAAGGGATTATTTAATGTCAGATAAAATAGTTGCTTTTATCGACCCTAATAATCACGGTTCGGAAAAAGTCTTGAATAAATTAGGATTCAAATTTAAAGGTTTGAAATGGCATGAAGGAAGTAAAAAGGAGGAGCCATATTTCAAGTTGAAGTTATAA
- a CDS encoding GbsR/MarR family transcriptional regulator: MSESTERSKIKIEAAKDKVIGAIAETMDLYGVTPAAANLYATMYFKDQMTLDEMRTELEMSKPSMSTSVRKLQEIEMVRKTFTRGSRKHTYIAEKNFFRSFMVFYCQMWDREVKMNMETIKEAQEDLIDVIKDSTSTPEIVAEAKKYYDQLEESKTYYHWLEDLVASIKSGKIFEFLPKGHQD, translated from the coding sequence ATGAGTGAATCTACTGAAAGATCCAAGATTAAAATAGAAGCAGCAAAAGATAAAGTCATTGGCGCCATCGCAGAGACAATGGATTTATATGGTGTAACACCTGCAGCTGCAAATTTATATGCAACGATGTACTTTAAAGATCAGATGACGCTTGATGAAATGCGTACGGAGCTTGAAATGAGTAAACCAAGTATGAGTACTAGTGTCCGTAAGCTCCAAGAAATAGAAATGGTGAGAAAAACATTTACACGCGGTTCTAGGAAACATACCTATATAGCTGAGAAAAATTTCTTCCGTTCATTTATGGTGTTTTATTGTCAGATGTGGGATCGAGAAGTAAAAATGAACATGGAAACAATTAAGGAAGCACAAGAAGATTTAATAGATGTCATAAAAGATTCCACCAGCACTCCAGAAATTGTTGCCGAGGCGAAGAAATACTATGATCAATTAGAAGAGTCTAAAACATACTATCACTGGTTGGAAGACTTAGTTGCAAGTATAAAAAGCGGTAAAATATTTGAGTTTTTACCTAAAGGTCATCAAGATTAA
- the betA gene encoding choline dehydrogenase, which yields MNKTYDFVIIGGGSAGSVLGDRLSADGTRSVLVLEAGRKDFSWDLLIQMPAALPFPAGNSLYDWKYLSDPEPYMNGRRVKHARGKVLGGSSSINGMIFQRGNPLDYERWGADPGMETWDFAHCLPYFKRLETALASEPDDELRGHNGPLKLERGPATNPLFQAFFDAGVEAGYSRTPDVNGFRQEGFGPFDKHVYKGRRLSASRAYLHPAMKRKNLTVKTRAFVASIDFEGTRAKGVTYQRNGKTHHVNAGEVILAGGAINTPQLLQLSGVGDAEHLRSLGIKPVVDLPGVGENLQDHLETYIQYSCPLPVSEQPNLNKARMPWIGLQWLLARKGPAATNHFEGGGFVRSNEDVDYPNLMFHFLPVAVRYDGKKADTAHGFQVHVGPMYSDSRGTLKIRSKNPKEHPSMVYNYLSTEQDRREWVEAVRISREIMSQPAMAPYNSGEISPSHSVQTDEEILDWVAKDAETALHPSCTAKMGPASDPMSVVDPLTMKVHGLDNVRVADASAMPYVTNGNIHAPVLMLAEKAADLILGRKPLDPINADFYRHGVHPADAGTIKG from the coding sequence ATGAATAAAACATATGACTTTGTTATCATAGGTGGCGGTAGTGCGGGTTCTGTTCTCGGAGACCGTTTAAGTGCAGATGGGACACGGAGTGTTCTTGTCTTAGAGGCAGGGCGAAAAGACTTTTCATGGGACCTATTAATCCAAATGCCAGCAGCTTTGCCGTTCCCCGCCGGGAATTCCTTATACGACTGGAAATACCTATCAGACCCTGAACCTTATATGAATGGACGACGTGTCAAGCATGCCCGGGGAAAGGTGCTCGGAGGTTCGAGCTCAATCAACGGTATGATTTTCCAACGCGGCAATCCGCTGGACTATGAACGTTGGGGAGCAGATCCAGGTATGGAAACGTGGGACTTTGCGCACTGTCTCCCATATTTCAAACGACTGGAAACTGCGTTAGCTTCGGAACCAGATGATGAGCTTCGTGGTCACAATGGTCCTCTTAAATTGGAACGTGGGCCAGCGACTAATCCTCTATTCCAAGCCTTCTTTGACGCAGGTGTCGAGGCTGGTTACTCACGAACACCCGATGTAAACGGTTTTCGGCAGGAGGGATTTGGTCCGTTTGATAAGCATGTGTACAAAGGCAGACGGTTGTCAGCTTCGCGCGCATATCTTCATCCGGCTATGAAACGTAAGAACCTGACTGTGAAAACTCGTGCTTTTGTTGCAAGTATCGATTTCGAAGGTACCCGAGCTAAGGGTGTGACATATCAACGAAACGGGAAGACTCATCATGTTAATGCAGGTGAAGTCATACTCGCTGGCGGTGCAATCAATACGCCGCAGCTACTTCAATTGTCAGGTGTGGGTGATGCGGAGCACTTGCGCTCACTTGGCATTAAACCGGTAGTTGACCTTCCTGGTGTAGGTGAAAACCTTCAGGATCATCTTGAAACCTATATCCAATACTCTTGTCCGTTACCGGTTTCAGAGCAGCCTAACTTAAATAAAGCGCGTATGCCTTGGATTGGTTTGCAATGGTTGCTCGCACGAAAAGGTCCAGCAGCAACCAATCATTTCGAAGGTGGAGGTTTTGTTCGTTCGAACGAGGACGTCGATTACCCAAATTTGATGTTCCATTTCCTTCCGGTTGCGGTACGGTACGATGGAAAAAAAGCAGATACTGCTCACGGATTCCAGGTACACGTCGGACCTATGTACTCTGATTCTCGAGGAACATTAAAGATTCGTTCAAAAAATCCTAAAGAGCATCCGAGCATGGTCTACAACTATCTTTCGACCGAACAGGACCGACGTGAGTGGGTTGAAGCGGTACGAATTTCAAGGGAAATTATGTCTCAGCCAGCCATGGCACCTTACAATTCAGGAGAAATTTCACCTAGTCATTCCGTTCAAACAGATGAGGAGATTTTGGATTGGGTGGCCAAAGATGCCGAGACTGCGCTTCATCCGTCGTGCACGGCAAAAATGGGGCCTGCTTCAGACCCAATGTCTGTCGTCGATCCACTAACGATGAAGGTCCATGGGCTCGACAATGTACGAGTGGCCGATGCGTCTGCCATGCCTTATGTCACTAACGGTAATATTCATGCACCGGTGTTGATGTTGGCCGAAAAGGCAGCTGACCTAATCCTTGGACGTAAACCACTGGATCCTATTAATGCCGACTTCTACCGTCATGGAGTACATCCAGCCGACGCAGGCACAATAAAAGGGTAA
- the betB gene encoding betaine-aldehyde dehydrogenase translates to MRLKHQQYINGEWVGANSGNTRDIINPFNQEVIATVPEGDESDAKAAIAAAREAFDNGEWSSTPATERGTIVRKIAELIERDKEELARLESLDTGKTVEESRGDMDDIAGIFRYYAELADKNGGELIVSPVPNSISRVVHEPVGVCGQITPWNYPLLQASWKLAPALVTGNTLIMKPSEITPLTTIKVFELMEEAGVPAGVANLVLGAGNTVGAELSSNIDVDLISFTGGLITGKKIMQAASVNVKKLALELGGKNPNIIFADADFETAVDQALNGVFFHAGQICSAGTRLIVEESIHDEFVNALVERVKKFKLGSGFDEDTQMGPLISAEQLAKVEQYVEIGIKEGATLAVGGSRPEDTELQKGFFYLPTIFTDCTTNMSIVQDEAFGPVITVEKFGAEEEAVKLANDSIYGLAGGVWTNDIAKAERCVAKMRMGTVWINEFNVYFPHAPWGGFKQSGIGRELGRLGMEEYTETKHIFQNLNPKPINWF, encoded by the coding sequence TTGAGGCTAAAACACCAGCAATACATTAATGGTGAATGGGTGGGGGCAAACTCAGGTAATACGCGTGATATTATTAATCCATTTAACCAGGAAGTTATTGCAACTGTTCCAGAAGGTGACGAAAGCGATGCAAAAGCTGCAATTGCTGCAGCAAGAGAAGCTTTTGATAACGGAGAATGGTCTTCTACTCCAGCAACAGAGCGAGGGACTATCGTAAGGAAAATTGCTGAATTAATAGAAAGAGATAAAGAAGAACTTGCTAGATTAGAGTCATTAGATACAGGTAAAACGGTAGAAGAAAGCCGTGGAGATATGGATGATATTGCGGGAATCTTTCGTTATTATGCAGAGCTTGCAGATAAAAATGGCGGGGAACTAATTGTTTCTCCTGTGCCGAACTCTATTAGTAGAGTGGTTCACGAACCAGTTGGTGTTTGTGGTCAAATTACACCGTGGAATTATCCATTACTTCAAGCATCTTGGAAACTAGCTCCAGCGCTTGTAACTGGAAATACTTTAATAATGAAACCAAGTGAAATTACACCACTTACTACTATTAAAGTATTCGAACTAATGGAAGAGGCGGGAGTGCCTGCTGGTGTTGCTAACCTAGTACTTGGTGCTGGTAACACAGTTGGTGCAGAGTTATCTAGTAACATTGATGTTGATCTTATTTCCTTTACCGGTGGACTTATTACTGGGAAGAAAATTATGCAAGCGGCAAGCGTTAATGTAAAGAAGCTTGCACTTGAACTTGGTGGCAAAAACCCTAACATCATCTTTGCTGATGCTGATTTTGAGACAGCTGTAGACCAAGCATTAAACGGGGTATTCTTCCATGCCGGTCAAATCTGTTCCGCTGGTACAAGACTGATTGTAGAAGAAAGTATTCACGATGAGTTCGTCAACGCACTTGTTGAGCGAGTGAAAAAATTTAAGTTAGGAAGCGGATTTGACGAAGATACACAAATGGGTCCACTTATTTCAGCTGAGCAGCTTGCGAAAGTAGAACAGTATGTAGAAATAGGGATTAAAGAAGGTGCTACATTAGCAGTTGGTGGTAGCCGTCCAGAAGATACAGAACTACAAAAAGGATTTTTCTACCTACCTACTATTTTCACAGACTGCACAACAAACATGAGCATTGTTCAAGATGAAGCTTTTGGTCCTGTTATCACGGTTGAGAAATTCGGTGCAGAAGAGGAAGCAGTAAAGCTTGCTAATGACTCTATCTATGGACTAGCTGGTGGCGTTTGGACAAACGATATCGCAAAAGCTGAACGTTGTGTAGCAAAGATGCGCATGGGGACAGTTTGGATTAATGAATTCAACGTTTACTTCCCACATGCACCATGGGGTGGATTTAAGCAGTCTGGTATTGGACGCGAACTAGGAAGACTAGGTATGGAAGAATATACAGAAACAAAGCATATATTCCAAAACCTTAATCCTAAACCTATCAACTGGTTCTAG
- a CDS encoding YdiK family protein gives MKSPRLWGYIYLFMGSTFVLFAIQQKTRTGDWDLFTIALMAIAAYDFMIAIKYLTYKPKEGKNKQE, from the coding sequence ATGAAATCACCGCGCCTATGGGGCTATATATACTTATTTATGGGTAGTACCTTTGTATTGTTTGCTATTCAACAGAAAACAAGAACTGGTGATTGGGACTTGTTTACAATTGCTTTAATGGCTATCGCCGCTTATGACTTTATGATTGCAATAAAATACTTAACTTATAAGCCTAAAGAGGGGAAAAATAAGCAAGAGTAG
- the groL gene encoding chaperonin GroEL (60 kDa chaperone family; promotes refolding of misfolded polypeptides especially under stressful conditions; forms two stacked rings of heptamers to form a barrel-shaped 14mer; ends can be capped by GroES; misfolded proteins enter the barrel where they are refolded when GroES binds): protein MAKEIKFSEDARRAMLRGVDALANAVKVTLGPKGRNVVLEKKFGSPLITNDGVTIAKEIELEDAFENMGAKLVAEVASKTNDIAGDGTTTATVLAQAMIREGLKNVTSGANPMVLRKGIEKATKRAVEELQAISKPIESKESIAQVAAISSSDEEVGQLIAEAMERVGNDGVITIEESKGFLTELEVVEGMQFDRGYASPYMVTDSEKMEAVLENPYILITDKKIASIQEILPVLEQVVQQGKPILLVAEDVEGEALATLVVNKLRGTFNAVAVKAPGFGDRRKSMLEDLAILTGAEVITEDLGFDLKSATITQLGSATKVVVTKENTTIVEGSGDSAKIAARINQIKAQLEETTSEFDKEKLQERLAKLAGGVAVVKVGAATETELKEKKLRIEDALNSTRAAVEEGIVPGGGTALVNVIAAVRSIEAEGDELTGINLVLRALEEPVRQIAHNAGLEGSVIVERLKNEKPGIGYNAATGEWVNMVEAGIVDPTKVTRYALQHAASVSAMFLTTEVVIADKPEEGGGGGMPDMGGMGGMGGMGGMM from the coding sequence ATGGCAAAAGAAATTAAATTTAGTGAAGACGCTCGTCGCGCAATGCTACGTGGTGTTGATGCTTTAGCTAACGCTGTAAAAGTAACATTAGGACCAAAAGGACGTAATGTTGTATTAGAAAAGAAATTCGGTTCACCGCTTATTACAAATGACGGTGTAACAATTGCTAAAGAAATTGAACTTGAAGATGCTTTTGAAAACATGGGAGCAAAGTTAGTTGCTGAAGTAGCTAGCAAAACAAATGATATTGCTGGTGATGGTACAACTACTGCAACAGTTCTTGCTCAAGCAATGATCCGTGAAGGATTAAAGAACGTTACAAGTGGAGCTAACCCAATGGTTCTTCGTAAAGGTATCGAAAAAGCTACTAAAAGAGCTGTTGAAGAACTTCAAGCTATTTCAAAGCCAATCGAGAGCAAAGAATCAATTGCACAAGTTGCGGCTATCTCTTCATCTGATGAAGAAGTAGGCCAATTAATTGCTGAAGCAATGGAGCGCGTTGGTAATGATGGTGTTATTACAATTGAGGAATCAAAAGGCTTTCTCACTGAATTAGAAGTTGTTGAAGGTATGCAATTTGACCGTGGTTATGCTTCTCCATACATGGTAACTGATTCAGAAAAAATGGAAGCAGTTCTTGAAAATCCATACATTCTGATTACTGATAAGAAAATCGCTAGCATTCAAGAAATCTTACCAGTTCTTGAGCAAGTTGTTCAACAAGGTAAACCAATCCTATTAGTAGCTGAAGATGTTGAAGGCGAAGCGCTTGCAACTCTAGTTGTAAACAAGTTACGTGGAACATTTAACGCTGTTGCTGTTAAGGCTCCTGGTTTTGGCGATCGTCGTAAGTCAATGCTTGAAGACCTTGCTATTTTAACAGGTGCAGAAGTAATTACTGAAGATTTAGGTTTTGACCTTAAGTCTGCAACGATCACTCAATTAGGTAGTGCTACTAAAGTTGTTGTAACGAAAGAAAACACAACAATTGTTGAAGGTTCAGGTGATTCTGCTAAGATTGCAGCTCGCATAAACCAAATCAAAGCACAATTAGAAGAAACTACTTCTGAGTTTGATAAAGAAAAGCTTCAAGAGCGTCTTGCTAAATTAGCTGGTGGAGTAGCAGTAGTTAAAGTTGGCGCTGCAACTGAAACTGAACTAAAAGAGAAGAAGCTACGCATTGAAGATGCACTTAACTCTACTCGTGCAGCAGTTGAAGAAGGTATCGTACCTGGTGGTGGTACAGCACTAGTAAACGTTATAGCTGCTGTTCGATCTATCGAAGCAGAAGGAGACGAATTAACAGGAATAAACCTAGTATTACGTGCTCTTGAAGAGCCAGTTCGTCAAATTGCTCACAATGCTGGTCTTGAAGGCTCAGTAATCGTCGAGCGCTTAAAGAACGAAAAACCAGGTATCGGTTATAATGCCGCTACTGGCGAATGGGTAAACATGGTTGAAGCTGGTATTGTTGACCCTACCAAAGTTACTCGCTATGCGTTACAACACGCAGCAAGTGTATCTGCAATGTTCTTAACTACTGAAGTAGTTATCGCTGATAAGCCTGAAGAAGGCGGCGGTGGCGGCATGCCAGATATGGGCGGCATGGGCGGAATGGGTGGAATGGGCGGCATGATGTAA
- a CDS encoding glycine betaine ABC transporter substrate-binding protein, translating into MNKWKKELSFIFALLMVAVLTACGSNTEETNGEQAGTETEVSNKEITIGQILWAENIAVTNMWKAILEEKGYQVKLPLLDMGVTMTALEMGEVDVSLEVWLPVQDANYLKRYQDAVNFSESTWFDNAKVGLVVPTYLEEVNSIEDLNEHKELFNGQIIGLDAGAGTMEVVEQLIEDYNLEFELLASSEPAMLGAVGNAVENEEPIVVPLWSPHWAFSTYDLKFLEDPQNIFGGVEKIHHATRLGFEEDYPEVSEWFKNWKMDDQQIGQLIEYVESAEDPLDGAKKWIEENQELIAEWVK; encoded by the coding sequence ATGAATAAATGGAAAAAAGAACTTAGTTTTATCTTTGCGTTGCTAATGGTTGCTGTACTGACAGCATGCGGAAGCAATACTGAGGAAACAAACGGTGAACAAGCAGGTACAGAAACAGAGGTAAGTAATAAAGAAATAACGATTGGTCAAATATTATGGGCTGAAAATATTGCAGTAACAAATATGTGGAAAGCAATTTTAGAAGAAAAAGGTTATCAAGTGAAGTTACCATTATTGGACATGGGTGTTACAATGACGGCTTTAGAAATGGGCGAGGTAGATGTTAGTCTAGAAGTATGGTTACCGGTCCAAGATGCAAATTATCTAAAAAGATATCAAGATGCTGTTAATTTCTCAGAATCTACTTGGTTTGATAATGCAAAAGTAGGTCTTGTTGTTCCAACCTATTTAGAAGAAGTTAATAGTATAGAAGATTTAAATGAACATAAAGAACTATTTAATGGTCAAATTATCGGTTTGGATGCTGGCGCCGGTACGATGGAAGTTGTGGAACAATTAATTGAAGATTATAATCTTGAGTTTGAACTACTGGCAAGCTCTGAACCAGCGATGTTAGGTGCAGTTGGAAATGCAGTAGAAAATGAAGAACCAATCGTGGTACCGCTTTGGAGCCCACACTGGGCATTCTCGACGTATGACTTGAAATTCCTAGAAGATCCGCAAAACATATTCGGTGGTGTAGAAAAAATTCACCATGCTACAAGACTGGGGTTTGAAGAAGATTATCCAGAGGTGAGCGAGTGGTTTAAAAATTGGAAGATGGATGATCAACAAATTGGCCAGCTTATCGAATATGTAGAAAGTGCCGAAGACCCTCTTGATGGGGCTAAAAAATGGATTGAAGAGAATCAAGAATTGATTGCTGAATGGGTAAAATAA